The Panicum hallii strain FIL2 chromosome 5, PHallii_v3.1, whole genome shotgun sequence genome contains the following window.
gccgccccggccccacCAAACCCTAACCCCGTCCCCGACGacccgccgcctccaccgccgcagcaggaggaggaggcgccggagcaggagcaggagacgtcgtcgccgccgccgctcgcccccacCACCTCGATCGAGCGCACCCCGTCCGGCGGCGAGGAGACCGAGAGCGATGACTCCTCGTCCGTCTCGTCGGCAgcctcctccgcccccgcccccgctgccgccgggggcgcggccgggaGGCCCTTCCCCGCGGCCAAGGACCTGCTCCACATCTCCTTCAACCAGGACTACGGCTGCTTCGCGGCGGGCACCAAGTCGGGCTTCCGCATCTACAACTGCGACCCCTTCCGCGAGATCTTCCgccgcgacctcgccgccgaggGCGACGGCAGCGGGGGAGGGGGCATCGGCGTCGTCGAGATGCTCTTCCGCTGCAACATACTCGCGCTCGTCGGCGGTGGCGACAACCCCCACTACCCGCCCAACAAGGTCATGATCTGGGATGACCACCAGAGCCGCTGCATCGGGGAGCTCTCCTTCCGCTCCCCAGTCCGCGGAGTCCGCCTGCGCCGCGACCGCATCATAGTGGTCCTCGAGAACAAAATTTTCGTGTACAACTTCGCCGACCTTAAGCTCGTGCACCAGATTGAGACGGCGCCCAACCCCAAGGGTCTCTGCGCGGTGTCGCAGCAGCCTGGGTCCATCGTGCTAGTTTGCCCTGGTGCGCAAAAGGGGCAGGTCAGGGTGGAACACTATGGGGCAAGGAAGACCAAGTTTATCAATGCACACACTTCCCGTGTTGCGTGCTTCGCGTTGTCGCAGGATGGGAGGCTGATCGCCACTGCTAGCACCAAAGGAACGCTAGTCAGAATCTACAATGCTGTTGAGGGCAATCTTCTGCAGGAAGTAAGTTTTCTTAACAACTAACATTTATGTAACGTTAATATGCAAGTCCAGTTGGGGAACTTCAAAATTGACAAAAACTGATTTTGGTCAAGTGGATAGGGAAAACATGTCTTTGAGCAGCTGCTGGATGTGAACTTGGAATAGTTTATGATTTGTTTAAATGTGCTACCTTTTTTGCTAGCATGGTATAGCGTTGCCTCACATGGATCATTTTTACTTTGATGGTCTTGTGGTAACTGCAGGCTTCATAGCTAGCTTGACATTCTTTACAGGTTGTTAGTAGAAACAGAACATAGCCTTTTTTGATCATGACCAAACATGAAATGATTACGGATGGACGGTGCATTCCTGATTTAATTAATCAGTTGAATATAATTTGAGAGAAGTTTGGTGTTTCTGTGTTTGTGGTGAAGGGAAAGCGATTGTGACATCTGGTGCTGTTCAGAATGGGTTTactattcgagaaaaaaaatgTAATGCATGCAAACTTGATACATGCATCCAATAACAAAGTTTTTTGTATGATGTTTAGATTTGATATTGTATTTTTTGAAAAATACCGTCAATTGCTTCTAATTTTTACATTTCTTGATCAAGTTTCCTACTTATGGATCTCGTTGTGCAACTGTTACTGACCTATGTTGCTCTTTGGTATATTAACTCTTGTAAATTTGCTTTTGTTTAAGTACCGACAAACTTATGACACATTCTGTACATATTTTTACTGAGGATATGGTTATTAATTGTGTCTGCTTTCTTCTGTTTTAGGTAAGGAGAGGTGCAGACAGAGCAGAAATATATAGCTTGGCTTTCTCAAATAATTTGCAGTATTTGGCTGTATCCAGTGATAAAGGAACAATTCACGTGTTCAATCTAAAGATAAATGTGGGATCGACTGCAAATGATAAGCCTATGCCTGCTCCAGAATCCGAAATTCCCCATATAAGTCCTCCTCTTTCCTTCATCAAGGGTAAGTTCCCTAGCTATCCATTCAAATTTCTCGACTTAGAATGCATGTGTCTTGAAATAGTTCCGCTTTTGGTTACTGTGAATGGCATGTGAACTGACTAACAGTTTTCTAACATGCAAGCTGATATATTTTATACCTTCCTAAATTTATGAAGTGTACTTTGGTAGCTAAGTATAAAAGGGCTGACAACTTGAAATGCTAAATTGTAGAAGAATATAGAGCAGTAATGTCGCTTTCAGATCTCTGCGCCCTTTACTCCTTATATCTGAGATTAGATAATAATGCTTGCTGGAAACTTGGAATTGAACACTATACGTTGTTTGATATGACCTTATTATTTCTGTTTCCTTTCCTTTACTTTTTCTTTCTTGAGAAAAGAACACACTTGTACACTTCAAGTGGTTTCTGTTTGATACTCTGGGTTTGGCTTGATACCAGGACTTGTGGCTTTGCGGTCTCTTGGTTGTAGCATACGTTACTTACCCAGAATAAGATCTTTATCTCAATATTTAAGCATATTGAAGTGTCTTTGCTGTTTCTAATTTTCCTTTCTTGATCGGGCTCAGATTCACTTGTTTATTTTCCATCATTGGTAGGTGTGTTGCCAAAATATTTCCACTCTGAGTGGTCAGTTGCTCAATTCAGGCTCCATGAGGGTGAGCAGTATATTGTTGCATTTGGACACGAGAAGAATACCGTGGCAGTTGTTGGTATGGATGGAAGGTACGGTCAATATTTCAGTGATGTAGTTTGCATCTACGGATTTGAGATTGATAATCTACTTTTCATGATTTTGCAGCTTCTACAGATGCCAGTTTGACCCTGTTAATGGAGGAGAAATGTTGCAGCTGGAGTGCTACAATTTCCTAAAACCATCGGATCAACAGTAGCAGCAAAATCATCAGCTATTCATCTCCCTTGTACCAGGATTGTACAGTATCTTTGTGCGCTCTCGGTCAACCGGGGGCTGCTAAAAGCTAATATTTTATTTGTAAATATATCGTGCTTGTTCCAGAGTATGTTCTGTGGAGGGTCAAAACACCCTTCTGCAGATGAACATAATAATAGAATGCATCTTTATTTTACGAATAAAATAGCCTAAACATTTGTTAATCAATTTTTTAATAAGCTTCTTTTGCCGTTCCTTTGGCCAATAAATCAACTGGCGTGGCACGTTTTTCTGCTGTGTTTGATTGCGTGACTGTTGTATTGATCGTTCTGGGTGATGTTTCGTCCTGTCTGATGATTAGATGAGTAGTAGCGACTTGTCCTCCCCCTTGCCCCTCCTGTGGTTTGGCATATGCTTACCGTGAATGGTGTTTGCACACCTTCCCATGGAGAAGGTGATCTTGGCCGAAAGAGGTCTTGCGCTAGTAACCAGGGAAGAGTTTGAATCCTTGCTCCGAATGATCCGGCATCCGCCCGAGGACCCCGATCCAGTTCCTTCCCCGCAGCCCCGGCATTCATGCGCGCAACGCCGCGTACCTACGCCGCCGGGCGCCATCAAGTCGAGGCAGCTTCCTCCCCGCCGCCTCAACTTGCACATCGATGAACTCGCACCGATTCACACTGAGATTGATGAGGTGGTTGAGGAAATATCGCGTCTGCTCCGTTGCCTGTCGATGATAATGACGTGGGCTGCGCCAATCGGACCGAGTGATGGGCCCGTCGCCTCCGCTCCGCTGTCTTGTCTATAAGAAGCGAGCCTTCTTCCCCAATCCGTCCACCCATCACAGTGTGGACGCGTGCGACTGACTGTGAATTGACTGACTTGCCCTCCCTTGCCCAGCGAGAGAGGAAGAGCGATGGCGCCGCGGAAGCTATACGGGATGCCGCTGTCGCCCAACGTGGTGCGCGTGGCCACCGTGCTCAACGAGAAGGGCCTCGACTTCGAGATCGTCCCCGTCGACCTCCGCACCGGCGCCCACAAGCAGCCCGAGTTCCTGGCCCTCAACGTACGTGCCCCCGCCCGCCGGCTTCCATTGCTTTTCTTCTTACACATCCTGATCTGTTTGTTGTTGCGCCCTCCTCGCAGCCTTTCGGCCAGATCCCCGCGCTGGAGGACGGAGATGAAGTTCTCTACGGTATGTAACTGACGGACATCGCTGCTCATTCACCGCTCAGTTGTTTACTACTCGCTGTTCCCCCCTCGCAGTTGATTAATGATTATTATCAGCTCACATGAACCACTAGATCCAGATCTAGAACAGTATCTCCGCTGTACCTTACTAGTTCCgtgatttatttatttttttaaaaaaatgagcCGAATGCTTCCTAGTTGGCTGCTTTGATTCCATCTGTCTGGGGAAAAATTGGTCGAAATTAGACTGAATTCATCTGTCCCAACCTTTGCTGACGCCGATGCCTACCTGTGTCAAATTGAGTCACCAAGCCCTGCCGCATCTGCAATTCTGAACGAGCGCTTCCATTGCATTGCATTTGCATCGCAGAGTCCCGGGCGATCAACCGGTACATCGCTTCCAAGTACAAGTCGGAGGGCCCCGACCTCCTCCCGACCCCGTCGGCGAAGCTGGAGGTGTGGCTGGAGGTGGAGGCGCACCACTTCTACCCCAACGTGTCGCCGCTGGTGTTCCAGCTCCTCATCAAGCCGCTCCTGGGCGGCGCCCCGGACCCCGTGGTGGTCGACAAGCACGCGCACCAGCTCGCCAAGGTGCTCGACGTCTACGAGGCGCACCTCGCCGGGAACAAGTACCTCGCCGGCGACGAGTTCTCGCTCGCCGACGCCAACCACATGTCCTACCTTTTCTGCCTCAGCAAGACCCCCAAGGCGGGCCTCGTCGACGAGAGGCCCCACGTCAAGGCCTGGTGGGAGGACatcgccgcccgccccgccttCAAGAAGACCGTCGCAGGCATCCCCTTGCCGCCGACGCCGTCCGCCTGAGCTCCCGCGCCCGCGTCGAATAAAAAGCTTAGCTTGGTGGTGGTAGATCCGTTGAATAAACTGCGCGTTGGATGTGCTGGATTATGTGAAGAGCGCGGTGGACGCGATGTATGTGGAATTCGCCTTTGCTCCTCACTCCTCACTCCTCAGATATTATTGTGTAATGTGTTTGCTCATCTTGTTGACTTCTAGTAATTGTTCGTGTGATTAGCGGTATGCCAGGTGTTGTAGAGTTGATCATTTGGAAACTTCGTGAGCGCTTTTGCCCCCCTTACGGTTGGTCGCGCGTGGGTCTTTGGGAGACCAAGAAGAAAAAACGCGCTGGTACTAGGACTCCAGCCTGTTGGGCCTGTAAGTACTTGGGCTGCGGACCGCCGCCGAGCTGGTGGGTaattagaaaaaaaaatagTGCTGGGCCATTTCTTCTGATGGACTGGAGCTTATTTTTGCCCGTGTTCCGTCAGCAATCTCCGTGCTGTTCCATCGCGCAGAAAAACAGAATGGCATTAGACAGAAGAGGTTGCGAAGAAACTATTTCCCTCGCAAATCTATGCACATTTGTCAGTGTTAGATATTGGGCTCGAAGAAAAGAAGATTAGAGAGCTCGCCCTTCTGTCCGAGCCCACCACATTTGCACCATTTATCACAGCAGAAATGAACAGGCTCTCTCCCCAATCTATCCCAGTCGCTTTCCAGCTTCTGCTGAACGCCCTTATATTTTGCAACAGAGAAACTAGTAGCTAGCTTTGGTCACTCTTCGTGCCATGTAAGAAAAAAAATGATACGATATCTTTTGGCAAATAACAGCGGATAAGCTCTTGGCCCGGCAATGACCCTGCAACCCAATCTACCCGCTGTGTAACCATGAGCAGGAACGGCGTTGCATCTTATACTGCACTGTCAGTTCGCCCAGCAGGTTTAGGGTAGAATGTTCAGCTGAACACAGAGCTTAGTTAACACACCACAGCCAGGCATGCAGATCTTGAACCGGTGGGAGAGAGAAATTGCAAAGCTGCCTAAGAAAACAAGAAAACTAAAGGCTGCGATGATGATGTACACGGCTTGGAATATATGAAAGGAGAGGAATCGCCGGATGTTCAACCAACAGGTAGGTTCACTGGTGGAGATCATGCAGGAGATCAAGAGGAAGTTGGGCTGTGGTGGCCCCGAGTTAATGTTTAGACACTGCTTTTATTCTCTAGAGATCGAGTTGCACTTTATTTTTATAATATCTCTTCTCTCTTAGATGACATAGCGGTGCTCCTGCaaggtttttttttaaaaaaaatcttttGGCAAACAGTTGCCTTGTACTCTCGAGACACCGTTCTATTACTCCTACTTGCGTTCCTGTGTCTATATATAAATCACTACCGCGCGCGTTTGGTAAAAGCTCCCCATCTAAACTGGATGGAGGACGATCGAGTAGGTTGCCCGCATATGTAGGATGCCCAGAAATGTTTGCAGGAATGATGCCAATGTTAGAGCTCATTCGATTGGTGTCCGAAAGCACAGGAGACCAAAGGACAGCAAGTCAGCAACTTATATTCTCTGGTGTCCCCATGGGCTTAAAGCATTGTATCCTGTGCACCCACCCATGGATGCATGATGAATGGTCACCATCGAGTACTCTTTTCTTTGGTTGGTACTCTAGGATTCCGATCGACGCCATGGCTACTAGCTAGCCGTCCAAGAGTACAATAGccatacatatatacatatatatatatatatatatatatataagtatctctattcagtatatacatactgCTTCTACAATGCTATGCATACCAGACTGACATGATCTAGTGGGAGATTAATTAAAGCATCTTCCATAAAACTCTTTAAAAACTAATAACTGAATAATTCTTTTTCTTGAGGGCGGCAACTGATTAATCCTTGACAACCATGAGACTGAACACAAAGCTTGAGTCAGTACCATCGAAGAAAATTGAAAGGTGACAAAGAAC
Protein-coding sequences here:
- the LOC112893026 gene encoding autophagy-related protein 18a, translating into MATPAAAPAPPNPNPVPDDPPPPPPQQEEEAPEQEQETSSPPPLAPTTSIERTPSGGEETESDDSSSVSSAASSAPAPAAAGGAAGRPFPAAKDLLHISFNQDYGCFAAGTKSGFRIYNCDPFREIFRRDLAAEGDGSGGGGIGVVEMLFRCNILALVGGGDNPHYPPNKVMIWDDHQSRCIGELSFRSPVRGVRLRRDRIIVVLENKIFVYNFADLKLVHQIETAPNPKGLCAVSQQPGSIVLVCPGAQKGQVRVEHYGARKTKFINAHTSRVACFALSQDGRLIATASTKGTLVRIYNAVEGNLLQEVRRGADRAEIYSLAFSNNLQYLAVSSDKGTIHVFNLKINVGSTANDKPMPAPESEIPHISPPLSFIKGVLPKYFHSEWSVAQFRLHEGEQYIVAFGHEKNTVAVVGMDGSFYRCQFDPVNGGEMLQLECYNFLKPSDQQ
- the LOC112893030 gene encoding glutathione S-transferase 3-like translates to MAPRKLYGMPLSPNVVRVATVLNEKGLDFEIVPVDLRTGAHKQPEFLALNPFGQIPALEDGDEVLYESRAINRYIASKYKSEGPDLLPTPSAKLEVWLEVEAHHFYPNVSPLVFQLLIKPLLGGAPDPVVVDKHAHQLAKVLDVYEAHLAGNKYLAGDEFSLADANHMSYLFCLSKTPKAGLVDERPHVKAWWEDIAARPAFKKTVAGIPLPPTPSA